A single Kryptolebias marmoratus isolate JLee-2015 linkage group LG16, ASM164957v2, whole genome shotgun sequence DNA region contains:
- the cobl gene encoding protein cordon-bleu isoform X2, producing the protein MTESSKPPSGRRMKAHAPPPPQVPQPAPRNLFRNSAPDGGGTLAMDAKENLLKPTVDFLLTLPQGHQSFETEDGSKALMDLLVELCSRHQLNPSLHTLELLSPEGHSLGFKPNALLGSFNVTRVLIKKKVVEEKVARRPAPKVPEARPVKPVRAHAKKTVRLMVNYHGSQKAVVRVNPLVPLQALIPVICDKCDFNPAHVLLLKDGVSRHELPLDKSLTDLGIKELYVHDQSLVLQPKMASAPVLNCSDSIYSSTTSLGRPQKKGLLNIFQFSRKKSKTETRSVDMDDLNTDIKPNGLSSVSGTRVMEVRPSCLGQSQSVTDIPRTSAMIETKKKRAPAPPGSGADTGLGQTSINNNQVGLASESQRKRKAPAPPPTPSSITQDSDGTSTPAALSPDQIPTPARRNKVAQSATVSDASVVVQTVKPSPRKRAGQPPPVCDTTPSRSSPSLSCSTTDSLAVQDSSSELSRSLDDSDVDLEQAGSPCSTSSTASGSVQVQPTTKDSRSLPGQTNQDVNSDSSSRSDMESALNLKLDEVENSRHSGMAWPHSTKSSSVQKQETAAPEVETSSLDSSSVGSSLPGQGYAPFEVMEEGEDSGVISSPSDTQPTSPDGSFSVDGRVEGRGEKLGEPPRATSSDSDEGCVTWRPKHSQIDTSPQEQSVDSFEDDSELTAQLHQTLADLESDLADNTDGVSTTHTFFTKSTDSNEVPVSLVDMYVPVTAIDEVLEDHNIVVHEVKIPAKTESADCKDPGFCQKSNVEPQNKNNNAYTAAVSQKRSSAKSEQFEQINKPLENKSTGVKKEEKILETKFKELSIDDTKHVKEEKHTLSVRSNVDVQRKNKTTEMDCDLPKSNAQSLQKPNLSPVIQISSSAENKKEIQRASRNNSSFSTANGKITHNVPSRFGMKTFTVVPPKPSTLNAAVKQSAGTVSTGAIRIDDQGNMVTAGIFHNKVSRSSESDISKGVPFCENAKAFWSSTERQENVVAHRTALIDKTKDSISGLSSAPPTVGLEAKLRTNTAEKQKTMQSAVSETAKTVQPKVVVKEETNELVKDVTPANKKGIEVESKTSVSSYAQLPSKPALPPPLPSDLKHQLNFLRPSRRTSSQYVASAIAKYTPKTSVKPTSIPKSPDSAKSLKTQTAAGVQRSGPFVQVTPLLSPQSSLSNNKENASISAPILPGPKRSTSYPEHVSDSQRDFREVKLDKEGFSNCAVSSKEGSPVLDPETVKSNNSGFTQKRVTDNIMGEYIKMDQPRISSPSRITVLHSSSKPPIAQKITSQEHINDMKDTSQDMKPQSSATVSDNNVAPGPAAVTVFGPIKKFKPVICKSVEKETSLHSSLMEAIQTGGGKDRLKKISTNHSNMKKATYVEEENERSALLAAIRAQNNMNRLKKTKSEAADELEQFKKETSEEKRSSGSSPSPPSSTGSSTGFTSPPSPPTSKPPPPPPVLPQGKPNSAVQINAPMNPAMAREAMLEAIRSGSGAGKLKKVSVPTKTIQVNGRLGIIKSTSSTAPEH; encoded by the exons GAGGAGAATGAAGGCCCATGCCCCACCTCCCCCACAGGTCCCTCAGCCCGCTCCACGTAACTTATTCAGAAACTCTGCACCTGATGGGGGAGGGACGTTAGCCATGGATGCTAAGGAGAACTTACTGAAGCCCACCGTGGATTTCCTCCTAACTCTGCCACAGGGGCACCAAAGTTTTGAAACAGAAGATGGAAG TAAAGCTCTGATGGACTTGCTGGTTGAGCTGTGCAGTCGCCACCAACTGAATCCATCACTTCACACCCTGGAGCTTCTGTCACCCGAGGGACACTCGCTGGGGTTCAAACCCAACGCCCTGCTTGGCTCCTTCAACGTGACCAGGGTGCTCATCAAGAAGAAAGTTGTGGAGGAGAAAGTGGCACGCAGACCAGCGCCCAAAGTGCCAGAG GCAAGGCCAGTGAAACCAGTAAGGGCTCATGCTAAG AAAACAGTGCGTTTGATGGTGAACTACCACGGCAGCCAGAAGGCTGTGGTTCGAGTCAACCCATTGGTTCCACTCCAGGCTTTGATACCAGTCATCTGTGACAAGTGTGATTTTAACCCCGCACATGTTCTGCTTCTGAAAGACGGTGTCAGCCGTCACGAACTACCACTGGACAAATCTCTGACCGATCTGGGAATCAAGGAGCTCTATGTGCATGATCAGAGTCTAG ttttgcaGCCTAAAATGGCTTCTGCCCCTGTTCTAAACTGCTCAG ATTCTATTTATTCCAGCACTACCAGTTTGGGAAGACCTCAAAAGAAAGGCCTCCTAAATATCTTCCAGTTCAGCAGAAAGAAATCCaag ACAGAGACCAGATCTGTGGACATGGATGACTTAAATACAGACATAAAACCCAAT GGTCTGTCCTCGGTGTCAGGGACCCGCGTTATGGAGGTTCGGCCCAGCTGTTTGGGGCAGTCTCAGTCTGTCACGGATATCCCCAGGACGTCTGCCATGATTGAGACCAAGAAGAAAAGGGCCCCAGCACCACCTGGTTCTGGGGCCGACACCGGCCTGGGACAAACAAGCATCAACAACAATCAG GTTGGTCTTGCATCAGAAAGCCAGAGGAAAAGAAaggctccagctcctcctcccaCTCCATCCTCCATCACCCAGGACTCTGATGGCACTTCGACACCTGCTGCTCTTTCTCCCGATCAAATTCCCACCCCAGCCCGCCGCAACAAGGTGGCACAGTCAGCCACAGTCTCTGACGCTTCAGTTGTCGTGCAAACAGTAAAACCATCTCCCCGCAAAAGAGCAGGTCAGCCTCCACCTGTGTGCGACACCACCCCAAGCCGCAGCTCTCCGTCCCTGAGCTGCAGCACTACAGACAGCCTGGCTGTGCAGGATTCCAGCTCGGAGCTCAGTCGCAGCCTTGACGACTCTGATGTCGACCTCGAGCAGGCCGGTTCGCCCTGCAGCACTAGTAGCACAGCAAGCGGTTCTGTGCAGGTCCAGCCCACAACAAAAGACTCGAGGAGCTTACCTGGCCAAACAAATCAAGATGTGAATTCAGACAGCAGTTCGAGGTCAGACATGGAGTCGGCTCTGAACCTGAAACTGGATGAAGTGGAGAACAGTCGTCACAGTGGAATGG CTTGGCCTCATTCAACGAAGAGCTCCAGTGTCCAGAAACAAGAAACTGCAGCACCCGAGGTTGAGACTTCCTCTTTGGACAGCAGCAGTGTTGGCAGCAGCCTGCCTGGCCAGGGTTACGCTCCCTTTGAAGTGATGGAAGAGGGCGAGGACTCGGGTGTCATCAGCTCTCCATCTGACACCCAACCAACGTCTCCGGATGGGAGTTTTTCAGTGGATGGAAGAGTTGAAGGCAGAGGAGAGAAACTTGGGGAACCACCGAGGGCCACTTCGAGTGACAGCGATGAGGGATGTGTCACCTGGAGACCAAAACACAG TCAAATTGACACAAGCCCTCAGGAGCAATCAGTCGACAGCTTTGAAGATGACTCCGAGCTCACAGCTCAGCTCCACCAGACTCTGGCAGACTTGGAATCAGACCTTGCAG acaacaCAGATGGTGTCTCAACAACACACACCTTTTTTACCAAGTCCACTGACAGTAATGAAGTACCTGTGTCTTTAGTAGACATGTATGTGCCAGTCACAGCCATAGATGAAGTACTGGAAGACCATAATATTGTAGTGCATGAGGTAAAAATACCTGCCAAGACTGAGTCAGCTGACTGCAAAG ATCCAGGCTTTTGTCAGAAGTCTAATGTGGagccacagaacaaaaacaacaatgctTATACAGCTGCTGTCAGTCAAAAAAGGAGCAGTGCAAAATCGGAGCAATTTGAGCAGATTAACAAACCGCTAGAGAACAAATCTACAGGTGttaaaaaggaagagaaaataCTAGAGACAAAATTTAAAGAGCTGAGTATTGATGATACAAAGCATGTGAAAGAGGAGAAACACACTCTGTCTGTGAGATCTAATGTGgatgtgcaaagaaaaaacaagactaCTGAGATGGACTGTGATCTCCCTAAAAGTAATGCTCAGTCATTACAGAAACCTAATCTCTCACCAGTGATTCAGATATCATCAtctgcagaaaacaagaaagagaTACAAAGAGCTTCCCGAAACAACTCTAGCTTTAGCACCGCAAATGGTAAAATCACTCACAACGTCCCATCACGCTTTGGTATGAAAACTTTTACCGTGGTCCCTCCCAAACCCTCCACCTTAAATGCTGCTGTAAAACAGTCAGCTGGGACAGTAAGCACTGGTGCCATTAGGATAGATGATCAAGGAAATATGGTGACAGCAGGTATCTTCCATAACAAAGTCAGTAGGTCATCTGAGTCAGATATTTCCAAGGGTGTacctttttgtgaaaatgccAAAGCATTTTGGAGCTCCactgaaagacaagaaaatgttGTGGCTCACAGAACAGCTCTGATTGATAAAACTAAGGACAGCATCAGTGGACTCAGCAGTGCTCCTCCTACTGTTGGCTTGGAAGCCAAGTTAAGGACCAATACcgcagaaaagcagaaaacaatgCAAAGTGCAGTTTCTGAAACTGCAAAGACAGTTCAGCCTAAAGTGGTGGTGAAGGAAGAAACTAACGAACTTGTGAAAGATGTCACACCCGCAAATAAAAAGGGGATTGAGGTGGAGAGCAAGACTTCAGTGTCCAGTTATGCTCAGTTGCCAAGTAAACCTGCCCTTCCCCCTCCTCTGCCTTCAGACTTAAAACACCAGCTGAACTTTCTCAGACCATCCAGGCGAACCTCAAGCCAATATGTGGCTTCTGCCATCGCTAAGTACACCCCAAAGACTTCAGTTAAACCTACCAGCATCCCAAAAAGCCCCGACTCTGCCAAGTCATTGAAAACACAGACTGCTGCTGGCGTCCAGAGGTCAGGACCTTTCGTTCAAGTAACTCCACTCTTGTCCCCCCAGTCGTCTTTATCAAACAATAAGGAGAATGCCTCTATATCTGCACCCATCCTTCCTGGTCCCAAGAGGTCCACAAGCTACCCAGAGCATGTGTCAGATAGTCAGAGAGATTTCAGAGAAGTGAAATTAGACAAGGAAGGGTTTTCAAATTGTGCCGTGTCCAGCAAAGAAGGCTCTCCTGTGTTGGACCCAGAAACAGTCAAGAGTAATAACAGTGGATTCACTCAAAAAAGAGTGACGGACAATATTATGGGAGAATATATCAAAATGGATCAACCCAGAATCTCAAGCCCATCAAGAATCACTGTTCTGCACTCATCCTCCAAACCACCCATAGCCCAAAAGATCACATCCCAAGAACACATAAAT GACATGAAGGATACATCTCAGGACATGAAACCACAGTCCTCAGCCACAGTATCAGACAATAATGTAGCCCCTGGACCTGCTGCTGTGACGGTGTTCGGACCCATTAAAAAGTTCAAACCAGTCATCTGTAAATCTGTTGAGAAAGAGACGTCTCTGCACAGTAGCTTGATGGAGGCGATCCAGACAGGTGGAGGCAAAGACAGACTGAAGAAG ATATCCACTAACCACAGCAACATGAAGAAAGCGACTTATGTTGAGGAGGAGAACGAACGATCTGCTCTTCTAGCTGCCATTAGAGCCCAAAACAACATGAACAGACTGAAGAAG ACAAAATCTGAGGCTGCCGATGAGCTCGAGCAGTTCAAGAAGGAAACCTCTGAGGAGAAGAGAAGTTCAGGCTCCTCCCCTTCCCCTCCATCTTCGACGGGCTCTTCCACCGGCTTTACCTCGCCACCATCTCCACCTACCAGTaaacctccacctcctccccctgTCTTGCCCCAGGGTAAACCTAATTCTGCAGTTCAAATAAACGCTCCCATGAACCCTGCCATGGCCAGGGAGGCGATGCTGGAGGCTATTCGCTCTGGATCTGGAGCTGGAAAGCTGAAAAAG gtcTCTGTGCCTACGAAGACAATCCAAGTGAACGGCAGACTGGGAATTATTAAATCAACCTCATCTACAGCCCCTGAACATTAA
- the cobl gene encoding protein cordon-bleu isoform X7 codes for MTESSKPPSGRRMKAHAPPPPQVPQPAPRNLFRNSAPDGGGTLAMDAKENLLKPTVDFLLTLPQGHQSFETEDGSKALMDLLVELCSRHQLNPSLHTLELLSPEGHSLGFKPNALLGSFNVTRVLIKKKVVEEKVARRPAPKVPEKARPVKPVRAHAKKTVRLMVNYHGSQKAVVRVNPLVPLQALIPVICDKCDFNPAHVLLLKDGVSRHELPLDKSLTDLGIKELYVHDQSLDSIYSSTTSLGRPQKKGLLNIFQFSRKKSKGLSSVSGTRVMEVRPSCLGQSQSVTDIPRTSAMIETKKKRAPAPPGSGADTGLGQTSINNNQVGLASESQRKRKAPAPPPTPSSITQDSDGTSTPAALSPDQIPTPARRNKVAQSATVSDASVVVQTVKPSPRKRAGQPPPVCDTTPSRSSPSLSCSTTDSLAVQDSSSELSRSLDDSDVDLEQAGSPCSTSSTASGSVQVQPTTKDSRSLPGQTNQDVNSDSSSRSDMESALNLKLDEVENSRHSGMAWPHSTKSSSVQKQETAAPEVETSSLDSSSVGSSLPGQGYAPFEVMEEGEDSGVISSPSDTQPTSPDGSFSVDGRVEGRGEKLGEPPRATSSDSDEGCVTWRPKHSQIDTSPQEQSVDSFEDDSELTAQLHQTLADLESDLADNTDGVSTTHTFFTKSTDSNEVPVSLVDMYVPVTAIDEVLEDHNIVVHEVKIPAKTESADCKDPGFCQKSNVEPQNKNNNAYTAAVSQKRSSAKSEQFEQINKPLENKSTGVKKEEKILETKFKELSIDDTKHVKEEKHTLSVRSNVDVQRKNKTTEMDCDLPKSNAQSLQKPNLSPVIQISSSAENKKEIQRASRNNSSFSTANGKITHNVPSRFGMKTFTVVPPKPSTLNAAVKQSAGTVSTGAIRIDDQGNMVTAGIFHNKVSRSSESDISKGVPFCENAKAFWSSTERQENVVAHRTALIDKTKDSISGLSSAPPTVGLEAKLRTNTAEKQKTMQSAVSETAKTVQPKVVVKEETNELVKDVTPANKKGIEVESKTSVSSYAQLPSKPALPPPLPSDLKHQLNFLRPSRRTSSQYVASAIAKYTPKTSVKPTSIPKSPDSAKSLKTQTAAGVQRSGPFVQVTPLLSPQSSLSNNKENASISAPILPGPKRSTSYPEHVSDSQRDFREVKLDKEGFSNCAVSSKEGSPVLDPETVKSNNSGFTQKRVTDNIMGEYIKMDQPRISSPSRITVLHSSSKPPIAQKITSQEHINDMKDTSQDMKPQSSATVSDNNVAPGPAAVTVFGPIKKFKPVICKSVEKETSLHSSLMEAIQTGGGKDRLKKISTNHSNMKKATYVEEENERSALLAAIRAQNNMNRLKKTKSEAADELEQFKKETSEEKRSSGSSPSPPSSTGSSTGFTSPPSPPTSKPPPPPPVLPQGKPNSAVQINAPMNPAMAREAMLEAIRSGSGAGKLKKVSVPTKTIQVNGRLGIIKSTSSTAPEH; via the exons GAGGAGAATGAAGGCCCATGCCCCACCTCCCCCACAGGTCCCTCAGCCCGCTCCACGTAACTTATTCAGAAACTCTGCACCTGATGGGGGAGGGACGTTAGCCATGGATGCTAAGGAGAACTTACTGAAGCCCACCGTGGATTTCCTCCTAACTCTGCCACAGGGGCACCAAAGTTTTGAAACAGAAGATGGAAG TAAAGCTCTGATGGACTTGCTGGTTGAGCTGTGCAGTCGCCACCAACTGAATCCATCACTTCACACCCTGGAGCTTCTGTCACCCGAGGGACACTCGCTGGGGTTCAAACCCAACGCCCTGCTTGGCTCCTTCAACGTGACCAGGGTGCTCATCAAGAAGAAAGTTGTGGAGGAGAAAGTGGCACGCAGACCAGCGCCCAAAGTGCCAGAG AAGGCAAGGCCAGTGAAACCAGTAAGGGCTCATGCTAAG AAAACAGTGCGTTTGATGGTGAACTACCACGGCAGCCAGAAGGCTGTGGTTCGAGTCAACCCATTGGTTCCACTCCAGGCTTTGATACCAGTCATCTGTGACAAGTGTGATTTTAACCCCGCACATGTTCTGCTTCTGAAAGACGGTGTCAGCCGTCACGAACTACCACTGGACAAATCTCTGACCGATCTGGGAATCAAGGAGCTCTATGTGCATGATCAGAGTCTAG ATTCTATTTATTCCAGCACTACCAGTTTGGGAAGACCTCAAAAGAAAGGCCTCCTAAATATCTTCCAGTTCAGCAGAAAGAAATCCaag GGTCTGTCCTCGGTGTCAGGGACCCGCGTTATGGAGGTTCGGCCCAGCTGTTTGGGGCAGTCTCAGTCTGTCACGGATATCCCCAGGACGTCTGCCATGATTGAGACCAAGAAGAAAAGGGCCCCAGCACCACCTGGTTCTGGGGCCGACACCGGCCTGGGACAAACAAGCATCAACAACAATCAG GTTGGTCTTGCATCAGAAAGCCAGAGGAAAAGAAaggctccagctcctcctcccaCTCCATCCTCCATCACCCAGGACTCTGATGGCACTTCGACACCTGCTGCTCTTTCTCCCGATCAAATTCCCACCCCAGCCCGCCGCAACAAGGTGGCACAGTCAGCCACAGTCTCTGACGCTTCAGTTGTCGTGCAAACAGTAAAACCATCTCCCCGCAAAAGAGCAGGTCAGCCTCCACCTGTGTGCGACACCACCCCAAGCCGCAGCTCTCCGTCCCTGAGCTGCAGCACTACAGACAGCCTGGCTGTGCAGGATTCCAGCTCGGAGCTCAGTCGCAGCCTTGACGACTCTGATGTCGACCTCGAGCAGGCCGGTTCGCCCTGCAGCACTAGTAGCACAGCAAGCGGTTCTGTGCAGGTCCAGCCCACAACAAAAGACTCGAGGAGCTTACCTGGCCAAACAAATCAAGATGTGAATTCAGACAGCAGTTCGAGGTCAGACATGGAGTCGGCTCTGAACCTGAAACTGGATGAAGTGGAGAACAGTCGTCACAGTGGAATGG CTTGGCCTCATTCAACGAAGAGCTCCAGTGTCCAGAAACAAGAAACTGCAGCACCCGAGGTTGAGACTTCCTCTTTGGACAGCAGCAGTGTTGGCAGCAGCCTGCCTGGCCAGGGTTACGCTCCCTTTGAAGTGATGGAAGAGGGCGAGGACTCGGGTGTCATCAGCTCTCCATCTGACACCCAACCAACGTCTCCGGATGGGAGTTTTTCAGTGGATGGAAGAGTTGAAGGCAGAGGAGAGAAACTTGGGGAACCACCGAGGGCCACTTCGAGTGACAGCGATGAGGGATGTGTCACCTGGAGACCAAAACACAG TCAAATTGACACAAGCCCTCAGGAGCAATCAGTCGACAGCTTTGAAGATGACTCCGAGCTCACAGCTCAGCTCCACCAGACTCTGGCAGACTTGGAATCAGACCTTGCAG acaacaCAGATGGTGTCTCAACAACACACACCTTTTTTACCAAGTCCACTGACAGTAATGAAGTACCTGTGTCTTTAGTAGACATGTATGTGCCAGTCACAGCCATAGATGAAGTACTGGAAGACCATAATATTGTAGTGCATGAGGTAAAAATACCTGCCAAGACTGAGTCAGCTGACTGCAAAG ATCCAGGCTTTTGTCAGAAGTCTAATGTGGagccacagaacaaaaacaacaatgctTATACAGCTGCTGTCAGTCAAAAAAGGAGCAGTGCAAAATCGGAGCAATTTGAGCAGATTAACAAACCGCTAGAGAACAAATCTACAGGTGttaaaaaggaagagaaaataCTAGAGACAAAATTTAAAGAGCTGAGTATTGATGATACAAAGCATGTGAAAGAGGAGAAACACACTCTGTCTGTGAGATCTAATGTGgatgtgcaaagaaaaaacaagactaCTGAGATGGACTGTGATCTCCCTAAAAGTAATGCTCAGTCATTACAGAAACCTAATCTCTCACCAGTGATTCAGATATCATCAtctgcagaaaacaagaaagagaTACAAAGAGCTTCCCGAAACAACTCTAGCTTTAGCACCGCAAATGGTAAAATCACTCACAACGTCCCATCACGCTTTGGTATGAAAACTTTTACCGTGGTCCCTCCCAAACCCTCCACCTTAAATGCTGCTGTAAAACAGTCAGCTGGGACAGTAAGCACTGGTGCCATTAGGATAGATGATCAAGGAAATATGGTGACAGCAGGTATCTTCCATAACAAAGTCAGTAGGTCATCTGAGTCAGATATTTCCAAGGGTGTacctttttgtgaaaatgccAAAGCATTTTGGAGCTCCactgaaagacaagaaaatgttGTGGCTCACAGAACAGCTCTGATTGATAAAACTAAGGACAGCATCAGTGGACTCAGCAGTGCTCCTCCTACTGTTGGCTTGGAAGCCAAGTTAAGGACCAATACcgcagaaaagcagaaaacaatgCAAAGTGCAGTTTCTGAAACTGCAAAGACAGTTCAGCCTAAAGTGGTGGTGAAGGAAGAAACTAACGAACTTGTGAAAGATGTCACACCCGCAAATAAAAAGGGGATTGAGGTGGAGAGCAAGACTTCAGTGTCCAGTTATGCTCAGTTGCCAAGTAAACCTGCCCTTCCCCCTCCTCTGCCTTCAGACTTAAAACACCAGCTGAACTTTCTCAGACCATCCAGGCGAACCTCAAGCCAATATGTGGCTTCTGCCATCGCTAAGTACACCCCAAAGACTTCAGTTAAACCTACCAGCATCCCAAAAAGCCCCGACTCTGCCAAGTCATTGAAAACACAGACTGCTGCTGGCGTCCAGAGGTCAGGACCTTTCGTTCAAGTAACTCCACTCTTGTCCCCCCAGTCGTCTTTATCAAACAATAAGGAGAATGCCTCTATATCTGCACCCATCCTTCCTGGTCCCAAGAGGTCCACAAGCTACCCAGAGCATGTGTCAGATAGTCAGAGAGATTTCAGAGAAGTGAAATTAGACAAGGAAGGGTTTTCAAATTGTGCCGTGTCCAGCAAAGAAGGCTCTCCTGTGTTGGACCCAGAAACAGTCAAGAGTAATAACAGTGGATTCACTCAAAAAAGAGTGACGGACAATATTATGGGAGAATATATCAAAATGGATCAACCCAGAATCTCAAGCCCATCAAGAATCACTGTTCTGCACTCATCCTCCAAACCACCCATAGCCCAAAAGATCACATCCCAAGAACACATAAAT GACATGAAGGATACATCTCAGGACATGAAACCACAGTCCTCAGCCACAGTATCAGACAATAATGTAGCCCCTGGACCTGCTGCTGTGACGGTGTTCGGACCCATTAAAAAGTTCAAACCAGTCATCTGTAAATCTGTTGAGAAAGAGACGTCTCTGCACAGTAGCTTGATGGAGGCGATCCAGACAGGTGGAGGCAAAGACAGACTGAAGAAG ATATCCACTAACCACAGCAACATGAAGAAAGCGACTTATGTTGAGGAGGAGAACGAACGATCTGCTCTTCTAGCTGCCATTAGAGCCCAAAACAACATGAACAGACTGAAGAAG ACAAAATCTGAGGCTGCCGATGAGCTCGAGCAGTTCAAGAAGGAAACCTCTGAGGAGAAGAGAAGTTCAGGCTCCTCCCCTTCCCCTCCATCTTCGACGGGCTCTTCCACCGGCTTTACCTCGCCACCATCTCCACCTACCAGTaaacctccacctcctccccctgTCTTGCCCCAGGGTAAACCTAATTCTGCAGTTCAAATAAACGCTCCCATGAACCCTGCCATGGCCAGGGAGGCGATGCTGGAGGCTATTCGCTCTGGATCTGGAGCTGGAAAGCTGAAAAAG gtcTCTGTGCCTACGAAGACAATCCAAGTGAACGGCAGACTGGGAATTATTAAATCAACCTCATCTACAGCCCCTGAACATTAA